A genome region from Kaistia algarum includes the following:
- a CDS encoding aldehyde dehydrogenase family protein: MNVHIHAAPKLVGPAAAFVAAPKKLLIGGQWVPALSGKTTEVIDPSSARVVAHVAEADKADVDAAVKAARAAFEGPWSRMLPAERAKLMWKLADAIDAITDELATLNSLENGKPINDSRKGEVPFTAETFRYFAGWATKINGEQIPISAPGDWHCYTRREPVGVAAQIIPWNFPLSMLAWKIAPALAAGCTVVLKPAEQTPLGALRIGELFAEVGFPDGVVNVITGFGETAGAALSAHPDVDKIAFTGSTDVGKLIARAATGNLKKVSLELGGKSPTIVLPDADLDVAIAGAASAIFFNMGQCCTAGSRLFVHKKVYDRVVEGVAAGAAAMRIGAGLNPETEVGPLISREQFDKVTGFIEDGRRDGAEIVTGGESFGEDGFFVTPTVIAKTRPDMSVIREEIFGPVVCAIPFDTDDLDAIARDANDTAFGLAASLWTRDLGLAHKLAAKVKAGTIWINTHNFNDCALPFGGFKQSGWGRELGAQALDLYTQVKTVAIRLP, encoded by the coding sequence ATGAACGTCCATATTCATGCTGCGCCGAAGCTTGTGGGCCCTGCCGCCGCCTTCGTTGCCGCGCCGAAGAAGCTTCTGATCGGTGGGCAATGGGTGCCGGCCCTCTCCGGCAAGACGACCGAGGTGATCGATCCGTCCAGCGCCCGCGTCGTGGCCCATGTCGCCGAGGCTGACAAGGCCGATGTCGACGCGGCGGTAAAGGCTGCGCGCGCCGCCTTCGAAGGTCCGTGGTCGCGCATGCTTCCGGCCGAGCGCGCCAAACTGATGTGGAAGCTCGCCGACGCGATCGACGCGATCACGGACGAACTGGCGACGCTCAACTCGCTGGAGAACGGCAAGCCGATCAACGATTCCCGCAAGGGCGAGGTACCGTTCACTGCCGAGACGTTCCGGTACTTTGCCGGCTGGGCGACAAAGATCAATGGCGAGCAGATCCCGATCTCGGCCCCCGGCGATTGGCACTGCTATACGCGGCGCGAGCCGGTCGGCGTCGCCGCGCAGATCATTCCGTGGAACTTCCCGCTTTCCATGCTCGCCTGGAAGATCGCGCCCGCGCTCGCAGCAGGCTGCACCGTCGTCCTGAAGCCGGCCGAGCAGACGCCGCTCGGCGCGCTCCGCATCGGCGAACTCTTCGCGGAGGTCGGTTTCCCCGATGGCGTGGTCAACGTCATCACCGGCTTCGGCGAGACGGCGGGCGCTGCGCTCTCCGCTCATCCCGATGTCGACAAGATCGCCTTCACCGGCTCCACCGATGTCGGCAAGCTCATCGCGCGTGCGGCGACGGGAAATCTGAAGAAGGTCAGCCTCGAACTCGGCGGCAAGTCGCCGACCATCGTGCTGCCGGATGCCGATCTGGATGTCGCGATCGCCGGGGCTGCCAGCGCCATCTTCTTCAATATGGGCCAATGCTGCACGGCCGGATCGCGCCTGTTCGTGCACAAGAAGGTCTATGATCGCGTCGTCGAGGGCGTCGCGGCCGGCGCGGCTGCCATGCGGATCGGCGCGGGCCTCAATCCGGAGACGGAGGTCGGGCCGCTGATCTCGCGCGAGCAGTTCGACAAAGTGACCGGCTTCATCGAGGACGGTCGCCGTGACGGCGCCGAGATCGTCACCGGCGGCGAGAGCTTCGGCGAGGACGGCTTCTTCGTCACGCCGACGGTGATCGCCAAGACCAGGCCGGATATGTCGGTGATACGCGAGGAGATCTTCGGGCCGGTGGTCTGTGCCATTCCGTTCGATACGGACGATCTCGACGCGATCGCGCGGGATGCCAATGACACGGCCTTCGGCCTCGCCGCGAGCCTCTGGACGCGCGATCTGGGCCTCGCCCACAAGCTTGCCGCCAAGGTCAAGGCTGGCACGATCTGGATCAACACGCACAACTTCAACGACTGCGCGCTGCCCTTCGGCGGCTTCAAGCAGTCGGGCTGGGGCCGCGAGCTTGGTGCGCAGGCGCTCGACCTCTACACGCAGGTCAAGACGGTCGCGATCCGCCTTCCCTGA
- a CDS encoding aldehyde dehydrogenase, with the protein MTIRMPVPVVKHDMLIGGRWTQAESGDIFESFDPYTGEPWAEVPRAGTADVDAAVEAASDAFRGEWRRMTATARGHLLRRFADRLAAAAETLAVLETRDNGKLINEMRMQLNYMPQWFHYFGGLADKIEGRVIPIDKPGVFNFTREEPLGVVVAITPWNSPLMLAAWKLAPALAAGNTIVWKPSEFSSVSALAFGKLFEEAGFPPGVVNIVTGFGHEIGDRLVRHPKVAKIAFTGGDATGQRVYQAAASELKKVTLELGGKSANIVFADARMESAIPGLVSGIFAASGQTCIAGSRALVQRSVLDEVVEKLVAFAKTARIGDPLDPETQVGPITTLPQRQKVLDYIDIAKGEGAECLLGGKVPEDPALAPGWFVEPTIFGGVASSMRIAQEEVFGPVLSVIPFEDEDEAVAIANDSIYGLASGLWTQDLGRALRMPDRLQTGSVWVNMYRATSYLSPFGGYKRSGIGRENGMSAIREYLQEKSVWIDTMNSVPSPFVQR; encoded by the coding sequence ATGACCATCCGCATGCCCGTCCCCGTCGTGAAGCATGACATGCTGATCGGCGGCCGCTGGACCCAGGCCGAGAGTGGAGACATTTTCGAGTCGTTTGACCCCTATACTGGGGAGCCCTGGGCCGAGGTTCCGCGCGCGGGGACGGCCGACGTGGATGCCGCCGTCGAGGCGGCATCCGATGCGTTCCGGGGCGAATGGCGGCGGATGACCGCTACCGCCCGCGGCCATCTGCTTCGCCGCTTCGCCGATCGACTTGCCGCGGCCGCCGAGACGCTCGCCGTCCTGGAGACGCGGGACAACGGCAAGCTGATCAACGAAATGCGCATGCAGCTCAACTACATGCCGCAGTGGTTTCACTATTTCGGTGGGCTGGCCGACAAGATTGAAGGCCGCGTCATCCCGATCGACAAGCCCGGCGTGTTCAATTTCACGCGTGAGGAACCGCTCGGCGTCGTCGTCGCCATCACGCCTTGGAACTCGCCGCTGATGCTGGCGGCCTGGAAGCTGGCGCCGGCCCTTGCCGCCGGCAACACGATCGTCTGGAAGCCGTCGGAATTCTCCTCTGTCTCGGCGCTTGCCTTCGGCAAGTTGTTCGAGGAGGCAGGCTTTCCGCCGGGCGTCGTCAACATCGTCACGGGCTTCGGTCACGAGATCGGCGATCGCCTGGTCAGGCATCCCAAGGTCGCCAAGATCGCTTTCACCGGCGGCGATGCCACCGGCCAGCGGGTCTATCAGGCGGCTGCATCGGAGCTGAAGAAGGTCACGCTCGAGCTCGGCGGCAAGTCGGCCAATATCGTCTTCGCCGACGCGCGAATGGAATCAGCCATTCCCGGCCTGGTGTCGGGCATCTTCGCGGCCTCGGGCCAGACCTGCATCGCCGGTTCGCGCGCGCTGGTACAGCGTTCGGTGCTGGACGAGGTGGTCGAGAAACTGGTTGCCTTTGCGAAGACCGCCAGGATCGGCGATCCGCTCGATCCGGAGACCCAGGTCGGCCCGATCACGACGCTGCCGCAGCGCCAGAAGGTGCTCGACTATATCGACATCGCCAAGGGAGAGGGCGCCGAATGCCTTCTCGGCGGCAAGGTCCCGGAGGATCCGGCGCTGGCTCCCGGCTGGTTCGTCGAGCCCACGATCTTTGGCGGCGTCGCGTCGTCGATGCGGATTGCCCAGGAGGAAGTCTTCGGGCCGGTGCTCTCCGTCATTCCCTTCGAGGATGAAGACGAGGCGGTCGCGATCGCCAATGACAGCATCTACGGCCTCGCCTCCGGCCTCTGGACCCAGGATCTCGGCCGCGCGCTGCGGATGCCGGATCGGCTGCAGACCGGCAGCGTCTGGGTCAACATGTATCGCGCCACCAGCTATCTCTCGCCCTTCGGCGGCTACAAGCGTTCCGGCATCGGTCGTGAGAACGGCATGTCGGCCATTCGCGAATATCTGCAGGAGAAGAGCGTCTGGATCGACACGATGAACTCGGTCCCGAGCCCCTTCGTCCAGCGCTGA
- a CDS encoding carboxymuconolactone decarboxylase family protein: MTNPTFDKGLEIRKSVLGAEFVEKSFAAADDFNRPMQELVTEYCWGAVWGRETLDKKTRSMLNLAMISALNRPHELKMHVKGALKNGVTKDEIREVFLQVAIYAGVPAGVDSFRIAREAFQEVGA; this comes from the coding sequence ATGACCAATCCGACCTTCGACAAGGGTCTCGAAATCCGCAAGTCGGTCCTCGGCGCCGAGTTCGTCGAGAAGTCCTTCGCCGCCGCTGACGACTTCAACCGGCCGATGCAGGAACTCGTCACCGAGTATTGCTGGGGCGCCGTCTGGGGCCGCGAGACGCTCGACAAGAAGACGCGCTCGATGCTGAACCTCGCCATGATCAGCGCGCTGAACCGGCCGCATGAGCTCAAGATGCATGTGAAGGGCGCGCTCAAGAACGGCGTCACCAAGGACGAGATCCGCGAGGTCTTCCTGCAGGTCGCGATCTATGCCGGCGTGCCGGCCGGTGTCGATTCCTTCCGCATCGCCCGCGAGGCGTTCCAGGAAGTCGGGGCATGA
- a CDS encoding GMC family oxidoreductase — protein sequence MTVEDIGARGARPRRDEEVDVVIVGAGPSGSVAALHLARAGFSVVVLEQGNWPDYADYTGARPEHELVSTKLWHPNPNVRDNPRDYPVDTSTTDINPLMFAGVGGSATLYGAQWMHFLPSDFRVYSMDGVGEDWPFSYEDLLPFQLEIEREVGVSGLSGDPAFPPRGPYPFPALPMGSVGRRGALGMERMGWHWWPGSNAIPSEKFGELNPCVRRGTCLTGCPEGAKSTTDRSHWPLALKAGARLVTEARVKEVEVDANGLATGVVYVDANGRDRRQRAKVVILCANGVGTPRLLLMSGGSRHPDGLANSSGLVGKRLMMHPFASVLASYEDPLDSWRGPFGQQVYSLEFYETDESRGFVRGSKWNCMPSGGPVGVSGAIGSKVYVAEEGRFQDFWGENLHQNVDRRFGHSLIWGIVGEDLPEESNQVVLSKDLVDSDGLPAPQIIYKVNENSNRLLQFNIDRCLESVKAAGAIETLVSTPVRESGWHLIGTTVMGADPKKSVVDPWGATHDIPNLYVFDASTFPTSGATNPTATIMAVALRNTRRLIAERRNQKVA from the coding sequence ATGACGGTCGAGGACATCGGAGCGCGTGGGGCGCGGCCAAGGCGCGACGAAGAGGTGGACGTCGTCATCGTCGGCGCCGGGCCGTCGGGCTCCGTCGCGGCGCTGCATCTGGCCCGCGCCGGATTCTCCGTCGTCGTGCTGGAGCAGGGCAACTGGCCGGACTATGCGGATTATACCGGCGCCCGGCCGGAGCACGAACTGGTCTCGACCAAGCTCTGGCATCCGAACCCGAATGTTCGCGACAATCCGCGCGACTATCCCGTCGACACGTCAACCACCGACATCAACCCGTTGATGTTCGCCGGCGTCGGCGGCAGCGCCACGCTCTACGGCGCGCAGTGGATGCATTTCCTGCCGTCGGATTTCCGCGTTTATTCGATGGACGGCGTCGGCGAAGACTGGCCGTTCTCCTATGAGGATCTGCTGCCGTTCCAGCTCGAGATCGAGCGCGAGGTCGGCGTTTCCGGCCTTTCCGGCGATCCGGCCTTCCCGCCGCGCGGACCCTATCCGTTTCCGGCTCTACCCATGGGATCCGTCGGCCGTCGCGGTGCGCTCGGCATGGAGCGGATGGGCTGGCACTGGTGGCCCGGCAGCAATGCGATCCCGTCGGAAAAGTTCGGCGAGCTCAATCCCTGCGTCCGCCGCGGCACCTGCCTGACCGGCTGTCCGGAAGGCGCCAAATCGACCACCGATCGCTCGCATTGGCCGCTGGCGCTGAAGGCCGGTGCTCGCCTCGTGACCGAAGCGCGCGTCAAGGAGGTCGAGGTCGACGCCAACGGCCTTGCGACCGGGGTCGTCTATGTCGACGCCAACGGCCGCGATCGCCGCCAGCGGGCGAAGGTCGTGATCCTCTGCGCCAACGGCGTCGGGACGCCCCGCCTCCTGCTCATGTCCGGAGGCAGCCGCCATCCGGACGGGCTCGCCAATTCCTCGGGCCTCGTCGGCAAGCGGCTGATGATGCACCCCTTCGCCTCGGTGCTCGCCTCCTATGAGGATCCGCTCGACAGCTGGCGCGGCCCCTTCGGCCAGCAGGTCTATTCGCTCGAGTTCTACGAGACCGACGAGAGCCGTGGCTTCGTGCGCGGCTCGAAATGGAACTGCATGCCGTCCGGCGGTCCCGTCGGCGTCTCGGGCGCGATCGGTTCCAAGGTCTATGTCGCGGAGGAGGGGCGCTTCCAGGATTTCTGGGGCGAGAACCTGCACCAGAACGTTGACCGTCGCTTCGGCCATTCGCTGATCTGGGGCATCGTCGGCGAAGATCTGCCCGAAGAGTCGAACCAGGTGGTGCTGTCCAAGGATCTCGTCGACTCCGACGGCCTGCCGGCACCACAGATCATCTACAAGGTCAACGAGAACTCGAACCGCCTGCTGCAGTTCAACATCGATCGCTGCCTTGAATCCGTGAAGGCCGCCGGCGCGATCGAGACGCTCGTTTCGACGCCGGTGCGCGAATCCGGCTGGCACCTGATCGGCACGACGGTGATGGGCGCCGACCCGAAGAAGTCGGTCGTCGATCCCTGGGGCGCCACGCACGACATCCCCAATCTCTATGTCTTCGACGCCTCGACCTTCCCGACCTCCGGCGCGACCAATCCGACGGCCACGATCATGGCAGTGGCGCTGCGCAATACGCGGCGCCTGATCGCCGAACGCCGCAACCAGAAGGTGGCCTGA
- a CDS encoding ABC transporter permease — protein sequence MTLAEKPARARVSHYSLAALSERFGLGLFLILLLVVAAIASPTFLVPANLLNLLTLAAPLGMVVLGQTFVILVRGLDLSVASLMATVAVLATAFRATSDSVIPLIFVAAIVLSAVVGFVNGWLVTKRGVSPFLATLAMMIILQGARFAYTGGAPISTLPPGMAWLANGRVLGLPINLWTLAVMAAFLGFLLHRMRLGREIYMVGANPRAARLNGLSPDAVTILCYVICSVCAGIGGLFLLGYVGTVSNWVGQGYELDSIVAAVMGGVALSGGRGSVFGALMGVAVLIVINNLVILLGFPVEAQFIIKGVIIVGAAAFYRTRLI from the coding sequence ATGACGCTCGCCGAGAAGCCGGCCCGCGCCCGGGTCTCCCATTATTCGCTGGCTGCGCTGTCGGAGCGCTTCGGGCTCGGATTGTTCCTGATCCTGCTCCTCGTGGTCGCAGCGATCGCCTCGCCCACCTTCCTGGTGCCGGCCAACCTGCTCAATCTTCTGACGCTGGCCGCTCCCCTCGGCATGGTCGTGCTCGGGCAGACCTTCGTCATCCTGGTTCGCGGGCTCGACCTTTCCGTCGCATCGCTGATGGCGACGGTCGCCGTGCTCGCCACCGCCTTCCGCGCGACTAGCGATTCCGTCATCCCGCTCATCTTCGTCGCCGCGATCGTGCTTTCGGCCGTGGTCGGTTTCGTCAATGGCTGGCTGGTCACGAAACGGGGCGTCAGTCCGTTCCTGGCGACGCTCGCCATGATGATCATCCTGCAGGGCGCCCGTTTCGCCTATACGGGCGGAGCGCCGATCTCGACCTTGCCGCCGGGCATGGCCTGGCTCGCCAACGGGCGTGTCCTCGGTCTCCCGATCAATCTTTGGACGTTGGCCGTGATGGCGGCTTTCCTCGGTTTCCTGCTGCATCGGATGCGGCTTGGCCGGGAGATCTACATGGTCGGCGCCAATCCCCGCGCCGCCCGCCTGAACGGCCTTTCGCCCGACGCCGTCACCATCCTCTGCTACGTGATCTGCAGCGTCTGCGCCGGTATCGGCGGGCTGTTCCTGCTCGGATATGTCGGCACGGTCTCCAACTGGGTCGGACAGGGCTATGAGCTCGACTCGATCGTGGCGGCCGTGATGGGCGGCGTTGCGCTCTCCGGTGGGCGTGGCAGCGTCTTCGGCGCCTTGATGGGCGTCGCGGTGCTCATCGTCATCAACAATCTCGTTATCCTGCTCGGCTTTCCCGTGGAGGCCCAGTTCATCATCAAGGGCGTCATTATCGTCGGCGCTGCCGCTTTCTACCGAACCCGCCTGATCTGA
- a CDS encoding ABC transporter permease yields MTAIAGVFQRHRMLPSYLIVLVLLAILVVTGGALSDRFLTWRNFGNLFQQMVVLGVASLGQTFVILIGGIDLAIGALVGAVTVFLANFLQWQPDWIVPAIAIALVGSTAIGALNGILTVTLRVHPLIVTLGTSSVIFGATLMYRKEPGGSVPAVFEELAYGDIAGIPYTALALVVIFALAGLWLQRTRSGRSLYFVGGSHEAARLNGVAVSRVTILVYALSGLCAGIAAIFLVARTGVGDPRIGQTLTLQSITPVVVGGTILIGGRGGVLGTFLGVLLVSMLNSMLNFSGVSSFYQWVVQGVIIIAAVGLHKTRRE; encoded by the coding sequence ATGACCGCCATCGCAGGCGTCTTCCAGCGTCACCGGATGCTGCCGTCCTATCTGATCGTGCTCGTCCTGCTCGCGATCCTGGTGGTGACCGGCGGCGCGCTCTCGGACCGCTTCCTGACCTGGCGCAATTTTGGCAATCTCTTCCAGCAGATGGTCGTGCTCGGCGTCGCCAGCCTCGGCCAGACATTCGTCATCCTGATCGGCGGCATCGATCTCGCCATCGGCGCCCTGGTCGGCGCGGTGACGGTGTTCCTCGCCAATTTCCTGCAATGGCAGCCGGACTGGATCGTGCCGGCGATCGCCATCGCGCTTGTCGGCTCGACCGCGATCGGTGCGCTGAACGGCATCCTCACCGTGACGCTGCGCGTCCATCCGCTCATCGTGACGCTGGGCACGTCGTCCGTGATCTTCGGCGCGACGCTGATGTACCGCAAGGAGCCGGGTGGTTCGGTTCCGGCCGTGTTCGAGGAACTCGCCTATGGCGATATCGCCGGCATTCCCTATACGGCGCTGGCGCTCGTCGTCATCTTCGCGCTGGCCGGCCTCTGGCTGCAGCGCACAAGGTCCGGCCGCAGCCTCTATTTCGTCGGCGGCAGTCACGAGGCGGCGCGACTGAACGGCGTCGCGGTCTCGCGCGTGACCATCCTCGTCTATGCGCTGTCGGGCCTTTGTGCCGGCATCGCCGCGATCTTCCTCGTCGCCCGCACCGGCGTTGGCGATCCGCGCATCGGCCAGACGCTGACGCTGCAATCGATCACGCCGGTCGTCGTCGGCGGGACGATTCTCATCGGCGGCCGCGGCGGCGTGCTGGGCACCTTCCTCGGGGTCCTGCTGGTCTCCATGCTGAACAGCATGCTGAACTTCAGCGGCGTCTCGTCCTTCTACCAATGGGTCGTCCAGGGCGTGATCATCATCGCCGCCGTCGGCCTCCACAAAACACGCCGGGAGTGA
- a CDS encoding sugar ABC transporter ATP-binding protein, with translation MSVPIISLHAIEKVYPGVKPLDRVDFTVLPGEIHALLGENGAGKSTLTRIIGGAVKPNAGTIEYLGKPVSWRSPREAQEAGIHIIHQELALFPELTVAENILIGAQPRGLFGLLSRSAAIRKAEAILARLGVDIPARAHIDQLSLADQQMVEIAKALTGDVKLIVFDEPTAVISGREVDLLFENMRRLRSEGLGIVYISHRLEEIFEIADRVTVLKDGQIAGVNAVKDLTRDTMITMMVGRQLEQIFPPKPAVATDKPVVLSIEKLAAGNRLHDASLEVRAGEIVALAGMVGSGRTEVAEAVFGYRDVDAGTIKVDGKALAEHTPKEAIGRGVGFLTENRKEEGLFLGLSIAANILAPSLGTVSSGGMIKRSREREIAEKQIQAFGVATPSQDVKVGNLSGGNQQKVLFSRWSRIADRLLILDEPTRGVDVGAKVEIYRMIRHLADQGIAVLMISSELPEVVGLADRVVVMAQGRVAGELAGAAIGEESIMKLAVVSLGSGGPAGEGKLQ, from the coding sequence ATGTCGGTTCCCATCATCAGTCTGCACGCGATCGAAAAGGTCTATCCCGGCGTCAAGCCGCTGGACCGGGTCGATTTCACCGTTCTGCCCGGCGAGATTCACGCGTTGCTCGGCGAGAATGGAGCCGGCAAGTCGACGCTTACTCGCATCATCGGTGGCGCCGTCAAGCCCAATGCCGGGACGATCGAATATCTGGGCAAGCCCGTCTCCTGGCGTTCGCCGCGCGAGGCGCAGGAAGCCGGCATCCACATCATCCACCAGGAACTGGCGCTCTTTCCCGAGCTGACGGTGGCCGAGAACATTCTCATTGGCGCGCAACCCCGTGGCCTCTTCGGCCTCCTGTCGCGCTCGGCGGCGATCCGCAAGGCGGAGGCCATCCTGGCGCGTCTTGGCGTCGACATTCCCGCCCGCGCCCATATCGACCAATTGTCGCTGGCCGACCAGCAGATGGTCGAGATCGCCAAGGCCCTCACAGGCGACGTCAAGCTCATCGTCTTCGACGAGCCCACCGCCGTGATTTCCGGCCGCGAGGTCGACCTGCTCTTCGAGAACATGCGGCGACTGCGCTCCGAGGGTCTCGGTATCGTCTATATTTCGCACCGCCTCGAAGAGATCTTCGAGATTGCCGATCGCGTGACGGTGCTGAAGGACGGACAGATCGCCGGCGTCAACGCGGTCAAGGACCTAACCCGCGACACGATGATCACCATGATGGTCGGCCGGCAACTGGAGCAGATCTTCCCGCCGAAGCCGGCCGTAGCCACCGACAAGCCGGTCGTGCTTTCGATCGAGAAGCTGGCCGCGGGAAATCGCCTGCACGATGCAAGCCTCGAGGTCCGGGCTGGTGAGATCGTCGCGCTCGCCGGCATGGTCGGCTCCGGCCGTACCGAGGTCGCCGAGGCCGTCTTCGGATATCGCGACGTCGATGCCGGCACGATCAAGGTCGACGGCAAGGCACTGGCAGAGCATACGCCGAAGGAAGCGATCGGCCGCGGTGTCGGCTTCCTGACGGAGAACCGCAAGGAAGAGGGGCTCTTCCTCGGCCTGTCGATCGCCGCGAACATCCTCGCGCCTTCGCTGGGTACCGTGTCGAGCGGCGGCATGATCAAGCGCAGCCGCGAGCGCGAGATCGCAGAAAAGCAGATCCAGGCCTTCGGCGTCGCGACGCCGTCGCAGGACGTGAAGGTCGGCAATCTCTCGGGCGGCAATCAGCAGAAGGTGCTGTTCAGCCGCTGGTCCCGGATCGCCGACCGTCTGCTCATTCTCGACGAACCGACCCGCGGCGTCGATGTCGGTGCCAAGGTCGAGATCTACCGCATGATCCGCCATCTGGCTGACCAGGGCATCGCCGTGCTGATGATCAGCTCCGAACTGCCCGAGGTCGTCGGCCTCGCCGATCGCGTCGTCGTCATGGCGCAGGGCCGCGTCGCGGGCGAACTCGCGGGCGCGGCGATCGGGGAGGAGTCGATCATGAAGCTCGCCGTCGTGAGCCTTGGATCCGGCGGGCCGGCCGGGGAGGGGAAACTGCAATGA
- a CDS encoding substrate-binding domain-containing protein: MKNSRNRRVAAFGRGMRWVGPLALSALLGAASLAPAMADDTAPAAAAAKPEKPGYYGVPRTWLWNPGFNNMVDTSKWKKDGPYVIGFSNASISNAWRVAFQHGVLWSAGQHKDQIKKFIVTDANDDPAKQIADIQDLISQGVDLLLIAPATEDALDQVVGRAMKQGIPVVMVDRKVTSPENYITFVTASDSAVGRIEAQWLAEYLHGKGNIVMLPGIAGASPAEIRIRTNKEVFAKYPGIKVLDMQYTDWNPATGKSVMAALIQKYGKQIDGVLADSALQGSGAIEAFIDAGYKKGEFPPITGGDIARMYQLASQYEIPMVGIDYPTSMGITGVETALNVLNGISVPDKVEVNMQIVMSPGADTASVKADRYLLDHVSMDDPGDLSPSNGLPAGYNPSTFNPDYPK, encoded by the coding sequence ATGAAGAATTCGCGCAATCGGCGCGTGGCTGCGTTCGGCCGTGGCATGCGATGGGTTGGACCGCTCGCGCTTTCCGCCCTTTTGGGCGCGGCGAGCCTCGCCCCTGCGATGGCCGACGATACGGCTCCGGCCGCCGCGGCCGCGAAGCCTGAAAAGCCGGGATATTACGGTGTTCCGCGCACCTGGCTGTGGAACCCCGGCTTCAACAACATGGTCGATACTTCCAAGTGGAAGAAAGACGGTCCCTATGTGATCGGCTTCTCCAACGCGTCGATCTCCAATGCCTGGCGTGTCGCCTTCCAGCACGGCGTGCTCTGGTCGGCCGGCCAGCACAAGGACCAGATCAAGAAGTTCATCGTCACCGATGCGAATGACGATCCAGCCAAGCAGATCGCCGACATTCAGGACCTGATCAGCCAGGGCGTCGACCTCCTGCTGATTGCTCCTGCCACGGAGGACGCGCTCGATCAGGTCGTCGGCCGCGCGATGAAGCAGGGCATCCCAGTCGTGATGGTCGACCGCAAGGTGACGTCGCCTGAGAACTACATCACCTTCGTGACCGCTTCCGACTCGGCCGTCGGCCGCATCGAGGCGCAGTGGCTGGCCGAATATCTTCACGGCAAGGGCAATATCGTGATGCTTCCGGGCATCGCGGGCGCCAGCCCCGCGGAAATCCGCATCCGCACCAACAAGGAAGTGTTCGCCAAGTATCCCGGCATCAAGGTGCTGGACATGCAGTACACCGACTGGAACCCGGCGACGGGCAAGTCGGTCATGGCGGCGCTCATCCAGAAATATGGCAAGCAGATCGACGGCGTGCTCGCCGACAGCGCCCTGCAGGGCTCTGGCGCGATCGAGGCCTTCATCGACGCGGGCTACAAGAAGGGCGAGTTCCCGCCGATCACCGGCGGTGACATTGCGCGGATGTACCAGCTCGCCTCGCAATACGAGATCCCGATGGTGGGCATCGACTATCCGACCTCGATGGGCATCACGGGCGTCGAGACCGCGCTCAACGTCCTGAACGGCATATCCGTGCCCGACAAGGTCGAGGTGAACATGCAGATTGTCATGTCGCCCGGCGCCGATACGGCTTCGGTCAAGGCGGACCGATACCTGCTCGATCATGTCAGCATGGATGATCCGGGCGACCTCTCGCCGAGCAACGGCTTGCCGGCCGGCTACAATCCGAGCACCTTCAATCCCGACTATCCGAAGTAA
- a CDS encoding electron transfer flavoprotein subunit beta/FixA family protein, which translates to MHILVVLRMVPAPATEFEILPEGLGLDREWMDFQLNDFDDQALEEAVLLKEASGARVTAVAIGEGANRVLQMAMARGADDAVLLSGDEEAGLASPAGLAAALLPLIEERKADLILTGVQSAEDLFGQLGPYLAGRLDWPHISGTSHLAVAGGGLTVAQERGNGVVARYRIALPAVLGVQTSTKAPRYVSGSKLREAAKAPIAKGPAVDSLPADGARLAMLSMPLAGEGAENLGNVAEHVADRIAHILAERGLRAG; encoded by the coding sequence ATGCATATTCTTGTCGTATTGCGCATGGTCCCGGCACCGGCGACCGAGTTCGAAATTCTCCCGGAAGGGCTTGGGCTCGACCGCGAATGGATGGATTTCCAGCTCAATGACTTCGACGACCAGGCCCTGGAAGAGGCGGTGCTTCTGAAGGAGGCCTCCGGCGCCCGCGTCACGGCCGTTGCCATCGGTGAGGGCGCCAACCGGGTGCTGCAGATGGCGATGGCGCGCGGCGCCGACGACGCCGTTCTCCTCTCCGGCGACGAGGAAGCCGGCCTTGCCTCTCCTGCCGGCCTCGCTGCCGCTCTGCTGCCGCTGATCGAAGAACGCAAGGCGGATCTGATCCTCACCGGCGTACAGTCGGCTGAGGATCTGTTCGGCCAGCTCGGCCCTTATCTCGCTGGGCGGCTCGACTGGCCGCATATTTCCGGCACCAGCCATCTGGCTGTGGCGGGCGGCGGGCTAACCGTCGCGCAGGAACGCGGCAATGGAGTCGTTGCGCGCTATCGCATCGCCCTGCCGGCGGTTCTGGGCGTGCAGACCTCGACCAAGGCACCCCGCTATGTCTCCGGTTCGAAGCTGCGCGAAGCGGCCAAGGCGCCCATCGCCAAGGGACCTGCCGTTGACAGCCTGCCCGCCGATGGGGCGCGGCTGGCGATGCTTTCGATGCCGCTCGCCGGCGAAGGCGCCGAGAATCTCGGCAATGTCGCCGAGCATGTTGCCGACCGTATCGCCCACATTCTCGCCGAGAGGGGCCTTCGGGCCGGCTGA